A genome region from Geodermatophilus bullaregiensis includes the following:
- a CDS encoding GAF and ANTAR domain-containing protein has translation MAEARNFDERFAAVARGLVNEPKMRHLLQQIAELVAADLDGEAYASVSLVARRREVLTAAASDERAARADRLQYEAGQGPCLDALWEQDTVRIDDLASEQRYRDWARRVAAETGIRSSLSLRLCTTADGLGVLNLYSSQPKAFHAQTRGEGPAFATRAAVALRSAQPERHLRATTSHHLISQAQGILMERFQMTAEQALTVLTRASQDANVELRDLAQHLIDMGDTPGR, from the coding sequence GTGGCCGAAGCGCGGAACTTCGACGAGCGGTTCGCCGCGGTCGCCCGCGGGCTGGTCAACGAGCCGAAGATGCGACACCTGCTGCAGCAGATCGCGGAGTTGGTCGCCGCCGACCTCGACGGGGAGGCCTACGCCAGCGTCTCACTGGTTGCACGGCGCCGGGAGGTGCTGACCGCGGCGGCCAGCGACGAGCGGGCGGCGCGCGCCGACCGGCTGCAGTACGAGGCGGGTCAGGGTCCCTGTCTGGATGCCCTCTGGGAACAGGACACCGTCCGGATCGATGACCTGGCCTCCGAGCAGCGCTATCGGGACTGGGCGCGGCGGGTCGCTGCGGAGACCGGGATCCGCAGCAGCCTGTCCCTGCGGTTGTGCACCACCGCGGACGGCCTGGGGGTGCTCAACCTGTACTCCTCGCAGCCGAAGGCCTTCCACGCGCAGACCCGCGGGGAGGGGCCGGCGTTCGCTACCCGGGCGGCGGTCGCGCTGCGCAGCGCGCAGCCCGAACGGCACCTGCGCGCCACGACCTCGCACCACCTGATCAGCCAGGCTCAGGGCATCCTCATGGAGCGATTCCAGATGACCGCCGAGCAGGCTCTCACGGTTCTGACCCGGGCCTCCCAGGACGCCAACGTCGAGCTCCGCGACCTGGCGCAGCACCTGATCGACATGGGGGACACTCCCGGCCGGTAG
- a CDS encoding transposase translates to MRVAAGVLFVIACLAELGSVVLIVREARTAAGVLRRWQRADNPANQGQGTWAQVLLINEVVRTLLDARVRIASAVALLVVGILAGTAWVQRIHAILLHQGAPAIVGDLLGADNRRRLETGEQLSLTGRQAVATALRIPDALDAELAPLRREIAAFARRQPGCKALQAQYGVSEITAAALWAELGDTRRFGSSRKTMRHTGLDITVYSSDGKRTPGKLSRQGSPLLCWALFEAAKCAARPGAPDHAYYRPVADRLGGNRAALSVARKITRRAHHTLRALGEEALAPV, encoded by the coding sequence GTGCGGGTCGCTGCCGGCGTCCTGTTCGTCATCGCCTGCCTGGCCGAGCTGGGCAGCGTCGTCCTCATCGTGCGCGAGGCGCGCACCGCAGCCGGTGTCCTGCGCCGGTGGCAGAGGGCTGACAACCCGGCCAACCAAGGGCAGGGGACGTGGGCTCAGGTGCTGCTGATCAACGAGGTGGTGCGGACGCTGCTCGATGCGCGGGTCAGGATCGCCTCGGCCGTCGCCCTGCTGGTCGTCGGCATCCTCGCCGGCACCGCCTGGGTGCAGCGCATTCACGCAATCCTGCTGCACCAGGGCGCTCCGGCGATCGTCGGTGACCTGCTGGGGGCGGACAACCGGCGTCGACTCGAGACCGGAGAGCAGCTGTCTCTCACCGGCCGGCAGGCCGTCGCCACCGCGCTGCGGATCCCGGACGCGCTGGACGCCGAGCTGGCGCCGCTGCGCCGTGAGATCGCTGCGTTCGCTCGCCGCCAGCCCGGCTGCAAGGCGCTGCAGGCCCAGTACGGGGTCAGTGAGATCACCGCGGCCGCCCTATGGGCCGAACTCGGGGACACCCGCCGATTCGGCTCCTCGCGCAAGACGATGCGGCACACCGGCCTGGACATCACCGTCTACTCCTCCGACGGCAAGCGCACCCCGGGCAAGCTCTCCCGGCAGGGCTCCCCGCTGCTGTGCTGGGCACTGTTCGAGGCCGCGAAGTGCGCCGCCCGCCCCGGCGCCCCGGACCACGCCTACTACCGGCCGGTCGCCGACCGGCTCGGCGGCAACCGGGCCGCCCTCTCCGTCGCCCGCAAGATCACCCGGCGGGCGCACCACACCCTGCGTGCCCTCGGCGAGGAGGCCCTCGCCCCGGTGTGA
- a CDS encoding alpha/beta fold hydrolase, which yields MRESMARVAIDGGDLETVILGSGDPVTLVPTALTADEFLPLAERLRRRFRVVHYHRRGYAGSSPATPPGSVAQDAGDCARLLAALGLQRVHVLGASYSAAVAIQMAVDHPDLIRTLTLVEPPPVHGPGDAMFRAANADLLGDRQARGAEVAVDRFLTRTMGPDWRGRLDGVIPGSSAQVLRDSRTFLDVDIPALLAWPFDASTATRVRCPVLHVAGSDHGPFFDGVGDLIRAWLPQADQVVIAGAGHDVALTHPDALLGVLVPFLARHRVS from the coding sequence ATGAGGGAGTCGATGGCGCGGGTCGCGATCGACGGCGGCGACCTGGAGACGGTGATCCTCGGCTCTGGCGACCCCGTCACCCTCGTGCCCACCGCGCTGACGGCGGACGAGTTCCTGCCGCTGGCCGAGCGGCTGCGGCGGCGGTTCCGGGTCGTTCACTACCACCGGCGCGGCTATGCCGGCAGCAGCCCGGCCACGCCACCCGGTTCCGTGGCACAGGACGCGGGTGACTGCGCACGACTGCTGGCGGCGCTCGGCCTCCAGAGGGTGCACGTCCTCGGTGCCTCCTACAGCGCCGCGGTGGCCATCCAGATGGCCGTGGACCACCCCGACCTGATCCGCACGCTCACGCTGGTCGAACCGCCACCGGTGCACGGCCCCGGGGATGCCATGTTCCGCGCCGCCAACGCCGACCTCCTGGGTGACCGGCAGGCGCGGGGAGCGGAGGTCGCCGTCGACCGCTTCCTCACGCGCACGATGGGGCCCGATTGGCGCGGCCGGCTCGACGGCGTCATCCCGGGCAGCTCGGCGCAGGTGTTGCGCGACAGCCGGACCTTCCTCGACGTCGACATCCCGGCGCTGCTCGCCTGGCCGTTCGACGCCTCCACTGCCACCCGGGTGCGCTGTCCGGTGCTGCACGTCGCCGGAAGCGACCACGGCCCCTTCTTCGACGGGGTCGGCGACCTGATCCGCGCGTGGCTGCCGCAGGCCGACCAGGTGGTGATCGCAGGCGCCGGGCACGACGTCGCACTGACCCACCCCGATGCGCTGCTCGGGGTACTCGTGCCCTTCCTCGCCCGCCATCGCGTCAGCTGA
- a CDS encoding FAD-dependent oxidoreductase — protein MTGEVIDAIAVLRPPTWPSAHIRRRRGEPAMSNHTAEEPWARQHDEPKGIAIIGGGPAGLVAAIALARRGIATTVFERDTHPEMAPRFNPDRSYTIDITGHGLQALRHIDATGHFDDRLLPFRGIQYGGRVVEDWPGPGWTGARGDILRALTAVISDRHKDAVHVEYGCRVSEVGVLTGAVSYTPPGGEPMTRQFDLVVGADGAGSVVRDAMQRRVPGFTVARKSLPNYLTMIALDRLVDQLDETYLQALATRPFCVAGAIPGDDESDRPRWFCGIGTRRPLSFSSAAAARAYLQQHSPRVLDLASDAAVAAFADRTCYHIGQKLTCSRLDGGRAVLLGDAAGPFPPIGQGVNAAMEAAVALDRSIGTAEPSATGLSGAAQRYSAVWKPELDAISWISEKMLFENRLHTLRANLTMRWGINPIGRAKSEDIPWSRVQADARRWGPLWW, from the coding sequence ATGACTGGGGAGGTCATCGATGCGATCGCGGTTCTGCGCCCGCCAACCTGGCCATCGGCACACATCCGACGCCGACGAGGGGAGCCGGCCATGTCGAACCACACCGCCGAGGAGCCCTGGGCCCGACAGCACGACGAGCCGAAGGGGATCGCCATCATCGGAGGCGGGCCGGCCGGGCTGGTGGCGGCCATCGCGCTCGCTCGGCGCGGGATCGCCACCACGGTCTTCGAGCGGGACACGCACCCCGAGATGGCCCCGCGCTTCAACCCGGACCGCTCGTACACCATCGACATCACCGGGCACGGCCTGCAGGCCCTGCGACACATCGACGCCACCGGACACTTCGACGACCGGCTGCTCCCGTTCCGGGGCATCCAGTACGGGGGCCGGGTGGTCGAGGACTGGCCGGGCCCGGGATGGACCGGCGCCCGTGGCGACATCCTGCGGGCGCTCACCGCGGTGATCAGCGATCGCCACAAGGACGCGGTCCACGTGGAGTACGGCTGCCGTGTCAGCGAGGTCGGCGTGCTGACCGGAGCCGTGTCGTACACGCCGCCGGGCGGGGAACCGATGACCCGGCAGTTCGACCTCGTCGTCGGCGCGGACGGCGCCGGCTCCGTTGTCCGCGACGCCATGCAGCGGCGCGTTCCCGGATTCACCGTGGCACGGAAGTCACTGCCCAACTACCTCACGATGATCGCGCTCGACCGGCTCGTCGACCAGCTCGACGAGACCTACCTCCAGGCCCTGGCGACCCGGCCGTTCTGCGTCGCCGGCGCGATCCCCGGCGACGACGAGTCCGACAGGCCGCGCTGGTTCTGCGGGATCGGCACCCGCCGGCCGCTCTCGTTCTCCTCGGCCGCGGCGGCCCGGGCCTACCTGCAGCAGCACTCCCCGCGCGTGCTCGACCTCGCCAGTGACGCAGCGGTCGCGGCCTTTGCCGACCGGACCTGCTACCACATCGGCCAGAAACTCACGTGTTCCCGGCTGGACGGCGGACGAGCCGTGCTGCTGGGTGACGCAGCCGGCCCCTTCCCACCCATCGGCCAGGGTGTCAACGCCGCCATGGAGGCGGCCGTCGCATTGGACAGGTCCATCGGCACTGCCGAACCCAGCGCCACCGGCCTGTCCGGGGCGGCGCAGAGATACAGCGCGGTGTGGAAACCGGAGCTGGACGCGATCTCCTGGATCAGCGAGAAGATGCTCTTCGAGAACCGGTTGCACACCCTGCGGGCCAACCTGACCATGCGCTGGGGCATCAACCCCATCGGCCGCGCCAAGAGCGAGGACATCCCGTGGTCCCGAGTGCAGGCGGACGCACGTCGCTGGGGACCGCTGTGGTGGTGA